In Corynebacterium aquatimens, one genomic interval encodes:
- the vapB gene encoding type II toxin-antitoxin system VapB family antitoxin: MDILIRGISDAAVKRLDSEAAELGLSRNEYLRRKIEDTVEPKSRRKITADDWARTARIHADLSDEEVMRSAWH; this comes from the coding sequence ATGGATATTTTGATTAGGGGCATATCGGACGCAGCCGTAAAACGTTTGGACTCTGAAGCCGCCGAACTTGGGCTTTCCAGGAACGAATACCTGCGACGCAAAATTGAAGACACGGTGGAACCCAAGTCTCGAAGGAAGATCACGGCGGATGATTGGGCCCGTACCGCCCGTATTCACGCTGATCTCTCGGACGAAGAAGTAATGCGCTCGGCATGGCATTAA
- the rraA gene encoding ribonuclease E activity regulator RraA, producing MTDTSIQFIPTADIVDIYDDFEDDVQSCDTQFRNFGGRTEFCGEIVTISCFQDNGLVKKTLNSPGEGKVLVVDGHGSLHTALMGDMIAEAGVENGWAGVIINGPIRDSAEVAKMDFGCKALGTNPRKSAKEGAGKTDIVIRLGGIDFIPGHYVYADSDGIIVTPEPVVKREEA from the coding sequence ATGACTGACACCAGCATTCAGTTCATCCCCACCGCAGACATCGTGGACATCTACGACGATTTCGAGGACGATGTGCAAAGCTGCGACACCCAGTTCCGCAACTTCGGCGGCCGCACGGAGTTCTGCGGGGAGATCGTCACGATCTCCTGCTTCCAGGACAACGGTCTGGTGAAAAAGACGCTCAACTCCCCCGGCGAGGGCAAGGTGCTCGTCGTCGATGGTCATGGCAGCCTGCACACAGCGCTCATGGGCGACATGATCGCGGAGGCTGGCGTGGAGAACGGCTGGGCTGGGGTGATCATCAACGGCCCGATCCGCGACTCCGCCGAGGTGGCCAAGATGGACTTCGGCTGCAAGGCACTGGGCACGAACCCCCGCAAGTCCGCCAAGGAAGGCGCGGGGAAGACGGACATCGTGATCCGCTTGGGCGGCATCGACTTTATCCCCGGCCACTACGTGTACGCGGATTCGGACGGGATCATTGTCACGCCGGAACCCGTCGTC